In Paraburkholderia caribensis, a single window of DNA contains:
- the purL gene encoding phosphoribosylformylglycinamidine synthase, producing the protein MAHFSCFPGASALSDFRQTRLLDTLSRIDASIVGVRGQYLHFVNSQTPLAAEDSAKIEALMHYGDPFDAGKDKGAVETFLVVPRFGTVSPWASKATDIALHCGLTHVRRIERGIEYTVVLKSGLLGGKKALSDETRAAVAAALHDRMTESVAPSRDHAMHLFDELPAKPLQTVAVLTDGRKALEQANMELGLALAEDEIDYLVDAFTKLGRNPTDVELMMFAQANSEHCRHKIFNASWTIDGEAQDISLFNMIRNTEKLNPQGTIVAYSDNSSIMAGGPAERWFPRKQANAGEPGERYGRHTELTHTLMKVETHNHPTAISPFPGAATGAGGEIRDEGATGRGARPKAGLTGFTVSNLDLPDAREPWENARDATQPIGHRNAADQFDTYGRPDRIASPLQIMIDGPLGGAAFNNEFGRPNLGGYFRTYEQNVAGRVRGYHKPIMIAGGLGNISDQHTHKHDLPAGSLLIQIGGPGMRIGMGGGAASSMATGTNTAELDFDSVQRGNPEIERRAQEVINSCWQLGAGNPILSIHDVGAGGLSNAFPELVDGADKGAVFELRKVQLEESGLSPREIWSNEAQERYVLAIPPSRLEEFAAICERERCPFAVVGTATEERQLKLIDADLKDASAHQPVDMPMEVLLGKPPRMHRDVTRVSTPLQPVDVTHVALHEAAVDVLRHPTVASKSFLITIGDRSVGGTTARDQMVGPWQVPVADCAITTVDYAGFRGEAMAMAERTPLAVIDAPASGRMAVGEVVTNIAAAPIASLDKLKLSANWMAACGSPGEDAALYDTVKAIGMELCPALGIGIPVGKDSLSMRTKWADGDVEKEVVAPVSLIISAFAPVEDVRRHLTPQLLSLKEAGETVLIAIDLGRGKQRLGGSILAQVTQQVGDTVPDVDDPEDLKRFFAAIQALNADGKLLAYHDRSDGGLWATVCEMAFAGHVGVSLNVDMLTLDPNHEFDYGDAKDWAKQTSGRREDRTIRALFNEELGAVVQVRAGDRDAVLAVLREHGLSACSHVVGKPNERDMVEIYRDAKKIFDAPRTELHRTWSEVSWRISRLRDNPACADAEFDALLDASDPGIQPHLSFDPVEDVAAPFIGKGARPRVAVLREQGVNSHLETAYAFDRAGFDAHDVHMSDLLSGRATLADFAGAVACGGFSYGDVLGAGEGWAKTIRFNAQLADMFAAFFGRNDTFALGICNGCQMMSSLASMIPGADAWPKFTRNKSEKFEARFSLVEVQSSPSIFFAGMEGSRIPVAVAHGEGFADFSQQGDMARVAVAMRYVDHRGQLTEQYPFNPNGSPAGITSVTTPDGRFTVLMPHTERVHRNVQMSWHPDAWKNSATDGSPWMRVFQNARKWVG; encoded by the coding sequence ATGGCTCACTTCTCGTGTTTCCCCGGCGCTTCGGCCCTCTCCGATTTCCGTCAAACCCGCCTGCTCGACACGTTGTCGCGCATCGACGCCAGCATCGTCGGCGTGCGCGGCCAGTATCTGCATTTCGTGAACTCGCAGACGCCGCTCGCCGCGGAAGACAGCGCGAAGATCGAAGCGCTGATGCACTACGGCGATCCGTTCGACGCCGGCAAGGACAAGGGTGCCGTCGAAACCTTCCTCGTCGTGCCGCGCTTCGGCACCGTGTCGCCGTGGGCGAGCAAGGCCACGGACATCGCGCTTCACTGCGGCTTGACGCATGTCCGGCGCATCGAGCGCGGCATCGAGTACACGGTCGTGCTGAAAAGCGGGCTGCTCGGCGGCAAGAAGGCGCTGTCGGACGAGACGCGCGCCGCCGTGGCGGCGGCGCTGCATGACCGGATGACGGAAAGCGTCGCGCCGTCGCGCGATCACGCGATGCACCTGTTCGACGAGCTGCCCGCCAAGCCGCTGCAGACGGTCGCCGTGTTGACGGACGGCCGCAAGGCGCTGGAGCAGGCGAACATGGAACTGGGCCTGGCGCTGGCCGAGGACGAAATCGACTATCTCGTCGACGCCTTCACGAAGCTCGGCCGCAATCCGACCGACGTCGAACTGATGATGTTCGCGCAGGCCAACAGCGAGCACTGCCGCCACAAGATCTTCAACGCAAGCTGGACGATCGACGGCGAGGCGCAGGACATCTCGCTGTTCAACATGATCCGCAACACCGAAAAGCTCAACCCGCAAGGGACGATCGTCGCGTACTCGGACAACTCGTCGATCATGGCAGGCGGCCCGGCCGAGCGCTGGTTCCCGCGCAAGCAGGCGAATGCAGGCGAGCCGGGCGAGCGCTACGGCCGTCACACCGAATTGACGCACACGTTGATGAAGGTGGAAACGCACAACCACCCCACCGCGATTTCCCCATTCCCGGGCGCTGCGACGGGCGCGGGCGGCGAAATCCGCGACGAAGGCGCGACGGGCCGCGGCGCGCGTCCGAAGGCGGGTCTCACGGGCTTTACCGTGTCGAACCTCGACTTGCCCGACGCGCGCGAGCCGTGGGAAAACGCTCGCGACGCCACGCAGCCCATCGGCCACCGCAATGCCGCCGACCAATTCGACACGTACGGCCGCCCGGACCGCATCGCGTCGCCGTTGCAGATCATGATCGACGGGCCGCTCGGCGGCGCCGCGTTCAACAACGAATTCGGCCGTCCGAACCTCGGCGGCTATTTCCGCACGTACGAGCAGAATGTCGCGGGCCGCGTGCGCGGCTATCACAAGCCGATCATGATCGCGGGCGGCCTCGGCAATATCTCCGACCAGCACACGCACAAGCACGATCTGCCTGCCGGCTCGCTGCTGATCCAGATCGGCGGTCCCGGCATGCGCATCGGCATGGGTGGCGGCGCGGCGAGTTCGATGGCGACGGGCACCAACACGGCCGAACTCGACTTCGATTCCGTCCAGCGCGGCAACCCCGAAATCGAGCGGCGCGCGCAGGAAGTGATCAACTCGTGCTGGCAGCTGGGTGCGGGCAATCCGATTCTGAGCATCCACGACGTCGGCGCGGGCGGTCTGTCGAACGCCTTCCCGGAACTCGTCGACGGCGCGGACAAGGGTGCGGTGTTCGAGTTGCGCAAGGTCCAGCTGGAAGAAAGCGGGCTGTCGCCGCGCGAAATCTGGTCGAACGAAGCGCAAGAGCGTTACGTGCTGGCCATTCCGCCGTCGCGGCTCGAAGAATTCGCGGCGATCTGCGAGCGCGAGCGTTGCCCGTTCGCGGTGGTCGGCACGGCTACTGAAGAGCGTCAGCTGAAACTGATCGACGCCGACCTGAAGGACGCGAGCGCGCACCAGCCCGTCGACATGCCGATGGAAGTCCTGCTCGGCAAGCCGCCGCGCATGCATCGCGACGTGACGCGCGTGTCGACGCCGCTGCAGCCCGTCGACGTCACGCACGTCGCATTGCACGAGGCAGCCGTCGACGTGCTGCGTCATCCGACCGTGGCGAGCAAGTCGTTCCTGATCACGATCGGCGACCGCTCGGTGGGCGGCACGACGGCGCGCGACCAGATGGTCGGCCCGTGGCAGGTGCCCGTCGCCGACTGCGCGATCACCACGGTCGATTACGCGGGCTTCCGTGGTGAAGCCATGGCGATGGCCGAGCGCACGCCGCTCGCCGTGATCGACGCGCCCGCGTCGGGACGCATGGCAGTCGGCGAAGTGGTGACGAATATCGCAGCGGCGCCGATCGCGTCGCTGGACAAACTGAAGCTGTCGGCGAACTGGATGGCGGCATGCGGCAGCCCGGGCGAAGACGCGGCGCTGTACGATACGGTGAAGGCGATCGGCATGGAACTGTGCCCGGCGCTCGGCATCGGCATTCCTGTCGGCAAGGATTCGCTGTCGATGCGCACGAAGTGGGCGGACGGCGACGTCGAGAAAGAGGTGGTCGCGCCCGTGTCGCTGATCATCTCGGCATTTGCGCCCGTCGAAGACGTGCGCCGCCATCTCACGCCGCAACTGCTGAGTCTGAAGGAAGCGGGCGAAACGGTGCTGATCGCAATCGATCTTGGCCGCGGCAAGCAGCGTCTGGGCGGCAGTATTCTCGCGCAGGTGACGCAGCAGGTCGGCGACACGGTGCCTGACGTCGACGATCCCGAAGACCTGAAGCGTTTCTTTGCGGCGATCCAGGCGCTCAACGCGGACGGCAAGCTGCTCGCGTACCACGACCGCTCGGACGGCGGGCTGTGGGCGACGGTTTGCGAAATGGCGTTTGCGGGCCACGTGGGTGTGTCGCTGAACGTCGACATGCTGACGCTCGACCCGAATCACGAGTTCGACTACGGCGACGCGAAGGACTGGGCGAAGCAGACGAGCGGCCGCCGCGAAGACCGCACGATCCGCGCGCTCTTCAACGAAGAGCTCGGTGCGGTGGTCCAGGTGCGTGCCGGCGATCGCGACGCGGTGCTTGCGGTGCTGCGCGAACATGGCTTGTCGGCGTGCTCGCATGTGGTCGGCAAGCCGAACGAGCGCGACATGGTTGAAATCTACCGCGACGCGAAGAAGATTTTCGACGCGCCGCGTACCGAGCTGCATCGCACGTGGAGCGAAGTGAGCTGGCGCATCTCGCGTCTGCGCGACAACCCCGCGTGCGCCGATGCGGAATTCGATGCGTTGCTCGATGCGTCGGACCCTGGCATCCAGCCGCACCTGTCGTTCGATCCCGTTGAGGATGTCGCCGCGCCGTTCATCGGCAAGGGCGCGCGTCCGCGCGTCGCGGTGCTGCGGGAGCAGGGCGTGAACTCTCACCTCGAAACGGCTTACGCATTCGACCGCGCGGGATTCGATGCGCACGACGTTCACATGAGTGATTTGCTGTCGGGCCGCGCGACGCTTGCTGATTTTGCGGGTGCGGTTGCGTGTGGCGGCTTCTCGTATGGTGACGTGCTGGGCGCGGGCGAGGGCTGGGCGAAGACGATCCGTTTCAACGCGCAGCTTGCGGATATGTTTGCAGCGTTCTTTGGTCGCAATGACACGTTCGCGCTTGGTATCTGCAATGGCTGTCAGATGATGAGCAGCCTTGCGTCGATGATTCCTGGCGCGGATGCATGGCCGAAGTTCACGCGCAACAAGTCGGAGAAATTCGAAGCGCGCTTCTCGCTGGTGGAGGTGCAGTCGTCGCCGTCGATTTTCTTTGCTGGTATGGAAGGATCGCGGATTCCGGTTGCCGTTGCACACGGCGAGGGGTTTGCGGACTTCTCGCAGCAGGGTGATATGGCGCGTGTCGCGGTTGCGATGCGGTATGTCGATCATCGCGGACAGTTGACTGAACAGTATCCGTTCAATCCGAATGGGTCGCCGGCTGGGATTACTTCTGTCACTACGCCTGACGGGCGGTTTACTGTGCTGATGCCGCATACCGAGCGCGTTCATCGCAATGTGCAGATGAGCTGGCATCCCGATGCCTGGAAGAACAGCGCTACGGATGGCAGTCCGTGGATGCGCGTGTTTCAGAATGCGAGGAAGTGGGTTGGGTGA
- a CDS encoding FAD-dependent oxidoreductase — translation MDVIVIGGGIVGVATAYQLRAAGHRVCVVERHATVAQGATYGHGGTLLPTPLDVWFGPTFMQHRQAAKSGVIKKTGFNGQVRDFVRTLSALAGPEAFKKQFSLLRPLIESARQSLADIEHHFNLEFEQSNGQLYLVRSQQDWEHTQPALDLLRQFEVPHHVLSPQECQTIEHSIPLEPHFAGGVLFDDEGTANCPLFAKLLKQTLDAQGGVQFQCGREVTGIRLDNQRAAVELAPANGESTRSREVDVISADAVVVAAGVGSLALLEKLGLNLPLHPLRLHNLVAPIAREEFAPHTTVIDAVKRITITRSNHRLRIAGGAVLQSASQTRLPLPEPLTKEALALLSQATHDWVPGSARISAALPWEGVKLLSPDGLPVTGNALHPRLFVNAAHGPVGWGLACGSGKLIASLVSGAPSELPPDTIAALRPERFNG, via the coding sequence ATGGATGTCATTGTCATTGGCGGCGGGATCGTCGGCGTCGCCACCGCCTATCAGCTTCGCGCGGCCGGTCATCGGGTGTGCGTCGTCGAACGGCACGCCACCGTCGCCCAAGGCGCGACCTACGGTCACGGCGGCACCTTGCTGCCCACGCCGCTCGACGTGTGGTTCGGCCCGACCTTCATGCAGCACCGTCAGGCCGCCAAAAGCGGCGTGATCAAGAAGACGGGCTTCAACGGGCAGGTGCGCGACTTCGTCCGCACGCTCTCGGCGCTCGCCGGGCCCGAAGCGTTCAAGAAGCAGTTTTCGCTGCTGCGTCCGCTGATCGAATCGGCGCGCCAGTCGCTTGCCGACATCGAGCATCACTTCAATCTGGAATTCGAGCAGTCGAACGGACAGCTCTACCTGGTGCGCAGCCAGCAGGACTGGGAGCACACGCAGCCCGCGCTCGACCTGCTGCGCCAGTTCGAAGTGCCGCATCACGTGCTGAGCCCTCAGGAATGTCAGACCATCGAGCATTCGATTCCGCTCGAGCCGCATTTCGCGGGCGGCGTGCTGTTCGACGACGAAGGCACGGCGAACTGTCCGCTGTTCGCGAAGTTGCTCAAGCAGACGCTCGATGCGCAAGGCGGCGTACAGTTTCAGTGCGGCCGCGAAGTGACGGGTATCCGCCTCGACAACCAGCGCGCTGCCGTCGAACTGGCGCCCGCCAACGGCGAATCGACGCGCTCGCGCGAAGTCGACGTGATCAGCGCGGACGCGGTGGTCGTCGCTGCGGGCGTGGGCAGTCTCGCGCTGCTGGAGAAGCTCGGGCTGAACCTGCCGCTGCACCCGCTGCGCCTGCATAACCTCGTCGCGCCGATCGCTCGCGAGGAGTTCGCGCCCCATACGACGGTGATCGATGCCGTCAAGCGCATCACGATCACGCGCAGCAACCACCGGCTGCGCATTGCGGGCGGCGCGGTGCTGCAAAGCGCGAGCCAGACCCGGCTGCCGCTGCCCGAGCCGCTGACGAAGGAAGCGCTCGCGCTGCTCAGCCAGGCGACCCACGACTGGGTGCCGGGCTCGGCGCGCATTTCCGCCGCCCTGCCGTGGGAAGGCGTAAAACTGCTGTCGCCCGACGGTCTGCCCGTGACGGGCAATGCGCTGCATCCGCGGCTTTTTGTAAACGCGGCGCACGGTCCCGTCGGCTGGGGCCTCGCATGCGGTTCGGGCAAGCTGATTGCGAGCCTCGTGTCCGGCGCGCCGTCGGAGTTGCCGCCTGACACGATCGCGGCGCTTCGACCCGAACGCTTCAACGGATAA
- a CDS encoding bifunctional ADP-dependent NAD(P)H-hydrate dehydratase/NAD(P)H-hydrate epimerase produces the protein MTDTSLPFLHDALVKPYDRPFPLLGVAELRALETDAGATLPAHTLMGRAGRAGARFLLDHINLDGTSSPHEPVWLVAGPGNNGGDALVVAAELHRAGITVHVCMPVEVKPDDARWALAEARAAGVPISNAVPDSFDEYSWVVDGMFGIGLARPLDGVFASIAGRLSARAKTRGRVLALDVPSGLDSDTGNVVEGGAAVRATHTVTFIGAKPGLYMGSGRDLAGDVIIASIGLEWPPEPHVRLNGPALFVPHFPPRDYSTHKGTFGSVAVVGGDTGMCGAPILAARAALYAGAGKVHVAFLGAGSPPYDPPHPELMLHPLDELPLAEMDALSIGCGMGKRERAVGVLHDVLPLDVPKLLDADALNLIAAHADLAAAVKQRGESANDPCVLTPHPLEAARLLGTDAKSVQRDRLEAARALAARYASVIVLKGTGTVIAAPDGRVAVNPTGNAALATGGTGDVLGGLIGAFLGQGLPRYEAALAGVFLHGFAADMLTTRGKGPAGLTAGELAPMVRKLLNRLVYPLRD, from the coding sequence ATGACCGATACCTCCTTGCCTTTCCTTCACGACGCGCTCGTCAAGCCGTATGACCGGCCATTTCCGCTGCTGGGCGTCGCCGAGCTGCGCGCGCTCGAAACAGACGCCGGGGCGACGCTGCCCGCCCACACACTGATGGGCCGCGCCGGACGTGCGGGCGCGCGCTTTCTGCTCGACCATATCAACCTTGACGGTACGAGTAGTCCGCACGAGCCGGTATGGCTCGTAGCCGGCCCTGGCAACAACGGCGGCGACGCGCTCGTCGTGGCGGCTGAACTGCATCGCGCCGGTATCACGGTCCACGTCTGCATGCCCGTCGAAGTGAAGCCCGACGACGCCCGTTGGGCGCTGGCCGAAGCGCGCGCGGCGGGCGTGCCGATCTCGAATGCCGTGCCCGACTCGTTCGACGAATACAGCTGGGTCGTCGACGGTATGTTCGGCATCGGCTTGGCCCGACCTCTGGACGGCGTGTTCGCGTCGATTGCCGGCCGTTTGTCCGCGCGCGCGAAGACACGCGGGCGCGTGCTGGCGCTCGACGTGCCGAGCGGCCTGGACAGCGATACGGGCAATGTCGTCGAAGGGGGCGCGGCCGTCCGCGCCACGCACACGGTCACGTTCATTGGCGCGAAGCCGGGTCTCTACATGGGTTCGGGACGCGACCTTGCGGGCGATGTGATCATCGCGTCCATCGGGCTCGAATGGCCTCCCGAACCGCACGTGCGGCTCAACGGGCCCGCCCTTTTCGTTCCGCATTTCCCGCCGCGCGATTACTCCACACACAAAGGCACGTTCGGCAGCGTGGCCGTCGTGGGCGGCGATACGGGCATGTGCGGCGCGCCGATTCTCGCGGCGCGCGCCGCGTTGTACGCGGGCGCGGGCAAGGTCCACGTCGCGTTTCTCGGCGCGGGCAGCCCGCCTTACGATCCGCCTCATCCTGAACTGATGCTGCATCCGCTTGACGAACTGCCGCTCGCGGAGATGGACGCGTTGTCGATCGGCTGCGGAATGGGCAAGCGCGAGCGCGCCGTCGGCGTGCTGCACGACGTGCTGCCGCTAGACGTGCCGAAACTGCTGGACGCCGATGCGTTGAATCTGATCGCCGCTCACGCCGATCTCGCCGCTGCCGTGAAGCAGCGTGGCGAGTCGGCGAACGATCCGTGCGTGCTGACGCCTCATCCGCTCGAAGCGGCGCGCCTGCTCGGCACCGACGCAAAGAGCGTGCAGCGCGACCGGCTGGAAGCGGCGCGCGCACTGGCCGCGCGTTACGCAAGCGTCATCGTGCTGAAAGGCACGGGCACGGTGATCGCAGCGCCGGACGGGCGCGTTGCCGTCAACCCGACGGGCAACGCGGCGCTCGCGACGGGCGGCACGGGCGACGTGCTCGGCGGCCTGATCGGCGCCTTCCTCGGGCAAGGTCTTCCGCGCTACGAGGCAGCGCTTGCGGGCGTCTTTCTGCACGGTTTCGCCGCCGACATGCTAACAACGCGCGGCAAAGGCCCGGCCGGTCTCACCGCGGGCGAACTCGCGCCGATGGTACGCAAGTTGTTGAACCGGCTGGTGTATCCGTTGCGCGATTGA
- the pgi gene encoding glucose-6-phosphate isomerase — MTLNSLPAWNSLQTHYEQIRDARLRDWFAPENDPAPTRAERFTLAGGGLAADFSKNRITDETLKLLVQLAREANVEKRRDAMFAGDIVNPTEGRAVLHTALRASNPNAPFYGKIQAERAKMAAFADKVRSGEWKGYTGKRIRYVVNIGIGGSDLGPKMVVHALHHLATPDITTHFVSNVDGADLYRVLTEIDPEETLAIIVSKTFTTLETMTNANSLRDWFVEKGCPQNELAKHFVGVSANPAEVVKFGIAQENVFEMWDWVGGRYSLWSAVGLSIMIAVGPKQFDELLAGANEMDEHFRSAPLDRNLPVLMGMIGIWYRNFFGSQSYLVAPYSEALHFLPSYLQQLEMESNGKQACLDGSFVTYDTSAVTWGEPGTNGQHAFFQMLHQGPTIVPIDFVAVLTPEHPLVSHHPKLLANCFAQSEALMLGRTREEAEKVAGPNKPELVPHIMFPGNRPTTTLLVDALTARSLGALIALYEHKVLVQGTVWNINSFDQWGVELGKILGKVVEADLTSASTDEKKHDSSTSALIARARAALKR; from the coding sequence ATGACTCTCAACTCGCTCCCCGCCTGGAACTCGCTGCAAACACACTACGAACAGATTCGCGATGCGCGCCTGCGCGACTGGTTTGCACCCGAGAACGATCCCGCGCCGACGCGCGCCGAACGGTTCACGCTTGCCGGCGGCGGTCTCGCGGCCGACTTCTCGAAGAACCGCATCACCGACGAAACGCTGAAGCTGCTCGTGCAGCTCGCGCGTGAAGCCAATGTTGAAAAACGTCGCGACGCGATGTTCGCGGGCGACATCGTCAATCCCACGGAAGGCCGCGCGGTGCTACATACGGCGCTGCGCGCCAGCAATCCGAACGCGCCGTTCTACGGCAAGATTCAAGCCGAGCGTGCAAAGATGGCCGCGTTCGCCGACAAGGTCCGCAGCGGCGAATGGAAGGGCTATACGGGCAAGCGCATTCGCTATGTCGTGAACATCGGCATCGGCGGCTCGGACCTCGGGCCGAAGATGGTCGTGCATGCGCTGCATCACCTCGCCACACCCGACATCACCACGCACTTCGTCTCGAACGTCGACGGCGCGGACCTGTATCGCGTGCTGACCGAGATCGATCCGGAGGAAACGCTGGCCATCATCGTCTCGAAGACGTTCACCACGCTCGAAACGATGACCAACGCCAATTCGCTGCGCGACTGGTTCGTCGAGAAAGGCTGCCCTCAAAACGAACTCGCGAAGCACTTCGTCGGCGTTTCGGCGAATCCCGCCGAAGTCGTCAAGTTCGGCATTGCGCAGGAAAACGTGTTCGAGATGTGGGACTGGGTTGGCGGCCGCTATTCGCTGTGGTCGGCCGTGGGCCTGTCGATCATGATCGCCGTCGGTCCGAAACAGTTCGACGAACTGCTCGCGGGCGCAAACGAGATGGACGAGCATTTCCGCAGCGCGCCGCTCGATCGCAACCTGCCCGTGCTGATGGGCATGATCGGCATCTGGTATCGAAACTTCTTCGGCTCGCAAAGCTATCTGGTCGCGCCGTACTCGGAAGCGCTGCATTTCCTGCCGTCATACCTGCAGCAGCTCGAAATGGAAAGCAACGGCAAGCAGGCGTGTCTGGACGGCTCGTTCGTTACCTACGATACATCCGCTGTCACGTGGGGCGAGCCGGGCACGAACGGTCAGCACGCATTCTTCCAGATGCTGCACCAGGGGCCGACCATCGTCCCGATCGATTTCGTCGCCGTGCTGACGCCCGAGCACCCGCTCGTGTCGCATCATCCGAAGCTGCTGGCAAACTGCTTCGCGCAAAGCGAGGCGCTGATGCTCGGCCGCACGCGTGAAGAGGCCGAAAAAGTGGCCGGCCCGAACAAGCCGGAACTCGTGCCTCACATCATGTTCCCGGGCAATCGTCCTACCACGACGCTGCTCGTCGATGCCCTCACCGCCCGCTCGCTCGGCGCGCTGATCGCGCTGTACGAACACAAGGTGCTCGTGCAAGGCACGGTCTGGAACATCAACTCCTTCGACCAGTGGGGCGTCGAGCTGGGCAAGATCCTCGGCAAGGTCGTCGAGGCGGATCTCACCAGCGCCAGCACCGATGAAAAGAAGCACGACTCGTCGACGTCGGCGCTGATCGCACGGGCGCGAGCGGCACTGAAGCGCTGA
- a CDS encoding ABC transporter ATP-binding protein, which yields MQKKTGPVIEVRGLCKRVKDATGELTILDNIDLSIQASSRVAIVGASGSGKSTLLGLLAGLDSATSGSVRLLGRELTELDEDGRAALRNGSVGFVFQSFQLMPHLTALENVTLPLELQGELPARDIHARARTLLTQVGLGERMRHYPKLLSGGEQQRVALARAFATHPAVLFADEPTGSLDAATGHAVIDLMFEMNRANGATLVLVTHDVELARRCDTTVTIEAGRLI from the coding sequence ATGCAAAAGAAAACCGGTCCAGTCATCGAAGTGCGGGGTTTATGCAAGAGGGTTAAGGATGCGACGGGTGAGCTGACGATCCTCGACAACATCGACCTGTCGATTCAGGCGAGCAGCCGCGTGGCGATCGTCGGCGCGTCGGGCTCCGGCAAGTCTACGCTGCTCGGACTGCTTGCCGGATTGGACAGCGCGACCTCGGGGTCGGTTCGTCTGCTTGGCCGCGAACTGACGGAACTCGATGAAGACGGCCGCGCCGCGCTACGCAATGGCTCCGTCGGCTTTGTGTTTCAGTCCTTCCAGTTGATGCCGCATCTCACTGCGCTCGAGAACGTCACGCTTCCGCTCGAGCTGCAGGGCGAGCTGCCGGCACGCGACATCCACGCGCGCGCGCGAACACTGCTGACCCAGGTTGGCCTCGGCGAGCGCATGCGGCATTACCCGAAGCTGCTGTCGGGCGGAGAGCAGCAGCGTGTGGCGCTTGCCCGCGCTTTCGCCACGCATCCCGCCGTCCTGTTCGCCGACGAGCCGACGGGCAGCCTCGATGCCGCAACAGGCCATGCCGTCATCGATCTGATGTTCGAGATGAACCGCGCAAACGGTGCGACGCTGGTGCTCGTCACGCACGACGTCGAGCTTGCTCGCCGCTGCGATACGACCGTGACGATCGAAGCAGGGCGCCTGATCTGA
- a CDS encoding arylesterase, protein MKRRLKVRAVASIAALTAACIPIVIAATFSASAQATGNTSAAAAMTNPTGSNTQQAKPTIIVLGDSLSAEYGLPRDTGWVSLMRQRLSSERIDYNVANASISGDTTSGGRARLPALMQRLKPAVVIVELGANDALRGVPLDTTEDNLRTIIEQAQQGHAKVLLVGMYVPPNYGPDYTQKFHGLYGQLSKQLRVPLVPFLLAGIEDKPDMFQSDQIHPTQRAQPVLLDNVWSALKPLLRTSSQ, encoded by the coding sequence GTGAAGCGTAGGTTGAAAGTGCGCGCCGTTGCGTCGATCGCGGCGCTGACTGCGGCGTGTATTCCCATCGTGATCGCCGCGACTTTTTCTGCGTCCGCTCAGGCCACCGGCAACACCAGCGCGGCCGCTGCCATGACGAACCCCACTGGCAGCAATACGCAACAGGCGAAGCCGACGATCATCGTGCTCGGCGACAGTCTCTCCGCCGAGTACGGCCTGCCTCGCGACACCGGCTGGGTTTCGCTGATGCGTCAGCGTTTGTCGAGTGAGCGGATCGATTATAACGTTGCGAATGCGAGCATCAGCGGAGACACGACGAGCGGCGGGCGCGCCCGCCTGCCTGCGTTGATGCAGCGGCTCAAGCCCGCCGTGGTGATTGTGGAACTCGGCGCCAACGACGCGCTGCGCGGCGTCCCGCTCGACACCACGGAAGACAATCTCCGCACAATCATCGAACAGGCGCAGCAAGGCCACGCGAAGGTCCTGCTCGTCGGCATGTACGTGCCGCCTAATTACGGCCCTGACTACACGCAAAAGTTCCACGGGCTCTACGGGCAACTCTCGAAGCAGTTGCGCGTGCCGCTCGTCCCTTTTCTCCTCGCCGGAATTGAAGACAAGCCGGACATGTTTCAGTCCGATCAGATTCATCCGACCCAACGGGCACAGCCCGTGCTACTGGACAACGTGTGGTCAGCGCTGAAGCCGCTGCTCCGCACTTCGTCTCAGTGA